In the genome of Apodemus sylvaticus chromosome 2, mApoSyl1.1, whole genome shotgun sequence, one region contains:
- the Srpk2 gene encoding SRSF protein kinase 2 isoform X11: MAAKARAADLLVNPLDPRNADKIRVKIADLGNACWVHKHFTEDIQTRQYRSIEVLIGAGYSTPADIWSTACMAFELATGDYLFEPHSGEDYSRDEDHIAHIIELLGSIPRHFALSGKYSREFFNRRGELRHITKLKPWSLFDVLVEKYGWPHEDAAQFTDFLIPMLEMVPEKRASAGECLRHPWLNS, from the exons ATGGCAGCTAAAGCCCGGGCAGCTGACCTGTTGGTGAACCCTCTGGACCCACGGAATGCAGATAAAATTAGAGTAAAAATCGCTGACCTGGGAAATGCTTGTTGGGTG CATAAACATTTCACAGAGGATATCCAGACACGTCAGTATAGGTCCATAGAGGTTTTGATAGGAGCAGGCTACAGCACACCTGCAGACATTTGGAGTACAGCATGCATG GCTTTTGAGCTGGCTACTGGAGACTATTTGTTCGAACCGCATTCTGGGGAAGATTATTCCAGAGATGAAG ACCACATAGCCCACATCATAGAGCTGCTAGGCAGTATCCCAAGGCACTTTGCTCTGTCTGGAAAATATTCTCGGGAATTCTTCAATCGCAGAG GAGAACTGCGGCACATCACCAAGCTGAAGCCCTGGAGCCTCTTTGATGTACTTGTGGAAAAGTATGGCTGGCCCCACGAAGACGCGGCACAGTTTACAGATTTCCTGATCCCAATGTTAGAGATGGTTCCAGAAAAACGAGCCTCAGCTGGCGAATGCCTTCGACATCCGTGGTTGAATTCTTAG